Proteins co-encoded in one Paracoccus aestuarii genomic window:
- a CDS encoding MFS transporter, translating into MTRAADHRTAILALALGAFAIGTSEFAAMGLLPFFAADLGLTEPQAGHVISAYALGVVVGAPLTTIMGARLPRRRFLAALMAFYGIVNLAAAAMPGLASLTGMRFLAGLPHGGFLGVAMLYAADALPAGQRARGAARVMLGLTVANIFGVPLAGWMGQAIGWRWGFALPGVIALVSAWLILRWAPRVGGNPHARPWDELAALRNPRVLWVLAVGAIGFGGLFAVYAFLTAAILATTDAPGWVVPATLAVFGIGGTLGTWGAGRLTEVLGVDRAAFASLAAMAATQGFAAWAVGDWPMMVLSSFLIAAGAGLVIPLQTRLMDVAGRAQNMAAAMNHAAFNAANALGPFLAGLALAAGWGWRAPGLVGVALTALGAVVLALAVRQEQRSTAAAATAG; encoded by the coding sequence ATGACCCGAGCCGCCGATCACCGCACCGCCATCCTGGCCTTGGCCTTGGGGGCCTTTGCGATCGGCACGTCGGAATTCGCGGCGATGGGGCTGCTGCCCTTCTTTGCCGCCGATCTGGGCCTGACCGAGCCGCAGGCGGGCCATGTCATCAGCGCCTATGCCTTGGGCGTCGTGGTCGGCGCGCCGCTGACCACGATCATGGGCGCGAGGCTGCCGCGCAGGCGGTTCCTGGCGGCGCTGATGGCGTTCTACGGCATCGTGAACCTGGCGGCGGCGGCGATGCCGGGGCTGGCCTCGCTGACGGGGATGCGGTTCCTGGCCGGGCTGCCGCATGGCGGGTTTCTGGGGGTCGCGATGCTCTATGCGGCGGATGCGCTGCCTGCGGGGCAGCGGGCGCGGGGGGCGGCGCGGGTGATGCTGGGGCTGACGGTGGCCAATATCTTCGGCGTGCCGCTGGCGGGCTGGATGGGGCAGGCGATCGGCTGGCGGTGGGGCTTCGCCCTGCCCGGGGTGATCGCGCTGGTCTCGGCCTGGCTGATCCTGCGATGGGCGCCGCGGGTCGGCGGCAATCCCCATGCGCGGCCTTGGGACGAGCTGGCCGCGCTGCGCAATCCGCGCGTGCTGTGGGTGCTGGCGGTGGGGGCGATCGGCTTCGGCGGGCTGTTCGCGGTCTATGCCTTCCTGACGGCGGCGATCCTGGCCACGACGGATGCGCCGGGCTGGGTCGTGCCCGCGACGCTGGCGGTCTTCGGGATCGGCGGCACCTTGGGCACCTGGGGGGCGGGCCGCCTGACCGAGGTGCTGGGCGTGGATCGCGCGGCCTTTGCCAGCCTGGCCGCGATGGCCGCGACGCAGGGCTTCGCGGCTTGGGCGGTGGGCGACTGGCCGATGATGGTGCTGTCATCCTTTCTGATCGCGGCGGGGGCGGGGCTGGTCATCCCGCTGCAGACGCGGCTGATGGATGTGGCGGGCCGCGCGCAGAACATGGCCGCCGCGATGAACCACGCGGCCTTCAACGCGGCCAATGCGCTTGGCCCGTTCCTGGCGGGGCTGGCCTTGGCGGCGGGCTGGGGCTGGCGGGCGCCGGGGCTGGTGGGCGTCGCGCTTACGGCCCTGGGTGCGGTCGTTCTGGCGCTGGCCGTCCGACAGGAACAGAGATCGACGGCGGCGGCAGCGACCGCAGGATGA
- a CDS encoding alpha/beta fold hydrolase, translated as MKLHHIQTGPQDGLPILLVHGLYGQGRNLGAQARRLSQTRRVVTVDLRNHGDSPHDDRADYRALADDLGGLIDDLGGRVDLVGHSMGGKAAMALALTRPQAVRRLVVMDIAPIAYAHDQTRYIDAMEALDTTAITRRSQADAALADAVPDAGTRAFLLQNLDLKADPPVWRLNLGALRAAMPAIVGWPDDLPQGTFDGPVMALRGARSDYVGPDGEAALRAVFPQARIVTLKDAGHWLHADAPEAVAETLAAFLGEA; from the coding sequence ATGAAGCTGCATCACATCCAGACCGGGCCGCAGGACGGCCTGCCGATCCTGCTGGTCCACGGCCTCTATGGCCAAGGCCGCAACCTGGGCGCCCAGGCCCGCCGCCTGTCGCAGACGCGCCGCGTCGTGACGGTGGACCTGCGCAATCACGGCGACAGCCCGCATGACGACCGCGCCGACTATCGGGCGCTGGCCGATGACCTGGGCGGGCTGATCGACGATCTGGGCGGGCGGGTGGACCTGGTCGGCCATTCCATGGGCGGCAAGGCCGCGATGGCCCTGGCCCTGACGCGCCCGCAGGCGGTGCGGCGGCTGGTCGTCATGGATATCGCGCCCATCGCCTATGCCCATGACCAGACCCGCTATATCGACGCGATGGAGGCGCTGGACACGACCGCCATCACCCGCCGCAGCCAGGCCGATGCCGCGCTGGCCGATGCGGTGCCCGATGCGGGGACGCGCGCCTTCCTGCTGCAGAACCTGGACCTGAAGGCCGATCCGCCGGTCTGGCGGCTGAACCTGGGGGCCCTGCGCGCGGCCATGCCCGCAATCGTGGGCTGGCCCGACGACCTGCCGCAGGGGACCTTCGACGGCCCGGTCATGGCGCTGCGCGGCGCGCGGTCCGATTATGTCGGCCCGGATGGCGAGGCCGCGCTGCGCGCCGTCTTTCCCCAAGCGCGCATCGTCACGCTGAAAGATGCGGGGCATTGGCTGCATGCCGACGCCCCCGAGGCCGTGGCCGAGACCTTGGCCGCCTTTCTGGGCGAGGCCTAG
- a CDS encoding cell division protein ZapA, which produces MAEVEFTIGHKEYRVGAADGEERLLERAAQILDAEARQILEQAGRVPEPRLLLLAGLMLADRFATLEERADRAERQVTRLQQNPPRVEVPVIPPDLREAMAELAARAESLADRLEEQRGA; this is translated from the coding sequence ATGGCCGAAGTCGAGTTCACCATCGGACACAAGGAATACCGCGTCGGCGCTGCCGATGGCGAGGAACGCCTGCTGGAACGGGCCGCCCAGATCCTGGATGCCGAGGCGCGCCAGATCCTGGAACAGGCGGGCCGTGTCCCCGAGCCGCGCCTGCTGCTGCTGGCGGGGCTGATGCTGGCCGACCGCTTCGCCACGCTGGAGGAACGCGCCGACCGGGCCGAACGCCAGGTCACGCGCCTGCAGCAGAACCCGCCCCGGGTCGAGGTGCCGGTGATCCCGCCGGACCTGCGCGAGGCGATGGCCGAGCTGGCCGCCCGCGCCGAATCGCTGGCCGACCGGCTGGAGGAGCAGCGCGGCGCCTAG
- a CDS encoding BCCT family transporter gives MSQPPKDRPARDPARDPARDRAREEDALRGRIPPGKAAKAPPPPPPLPVEEEGVEPLPEPEGPTEIIDTEYTIGQDNIEGTGRVPYDIHNPVFGISAAAVVIFTIVTLMFPGQLEPAFSGLRDALTGNLDWFFMLAGNVFVLLCLGLIVSPLGSVRLGGPDATPDFNLTGWFAMLFAAGMGIGLMFYGVSEPLGHFEAAMGGTVTEGGLRTDWAPLGGAEGNAEEARRLGMAATIFHWGLHPWAIYAVVALALALFAYNKGLPLTLRSVFYPIFGERIWGWPGHVIDILAVLATTFGLATSLGLGAEQATAGLAFLFGLGDGNVTKVVLIVAITLVAAVSVVVGVEKGVKRLSELNMGLAVLLLIFVIVVGPTMAILTGFFANLGAYATELLPLSNPFGRDDDNFRQGWTAFYWAWWISWSPFVGMFIARVSRGRTVRQFLTAVLIVPSLISVLWMTALGGTAIDITLGGYTGILDAPLELELFQMLNQLPLAAITSFVGIVLVVVFFITSSDSGSLVIDTIAAGGKINAPVPQRIFWVGIEGAVAIALLLGGGLIALQAMAVSTGLPFTVVLLGACYALVKGLIAERRELA, from the coding sequence ATGTCACAGCCACCCAAGGACCGACCCGCCCGCGATCCCGCCCGCGATCCCGCCCGCGACCGCGCGCGCGAGGAAGACGCGCTGCGTGGACGCATTCCGCCCGGAAAGGCCGCGAAGGCGCCGCCTCCACCCCCGCCGCTGCCCGTCGAGGAGGAGGGGGTCGAGCCGCTGCCGGAGCCGGAGGGCCCGACCGAGATCATCGACACCGAATACACCATCGGTCAGGACAATATCGAGGGCACCGGACGCGTGCCCTATGACATCCACAACCCGGTCTTCGGGATATCGGCCGCTGCGGTGGTGATCTTCACCATCGTCACGCTGATGTTCCCGGGCCAGCTGGAGCCCGCCTTCTCCGGGCTGCGCGACGCGCTGACGGGGAACCTGGACTGGTTCTTCATGCTGGCGGGCAACGTCTTCGTGCTGCTCTGCCTGGGGCTGATCGTCTCGCCCCTGGGCTCGGTGCGCCTGGGCGGGCCGGATGCCACGCCGGACTTCAACCTGACGGGCTGGTTCGCGATGCTTTTTGCCGCGGGCATGGGGATCGGGCTGATGTTCTATGGCGTCAGCGAGCCGCTGGGCCATTTCGAGGCCGCGATGGGCGGCACCGTCACCGAAGGCGGGCTGCGCACCGACTGGGCCCCCCTGGGCGGCGCCGAGGGCAATGCCGAGGAGGCCCGCCGCCTGGGCATGGCCGCCACGATCTTTCACTGGGGCCTGCACCCTTGGGCGATCTATGCGGTGGTCGCGCTGGCGCTGGCGCTGTTCGCCTATAACAAGGGGCTGCCGCTGACCCTGCGCAGCGTCTTCTATCCGATCTTCGGGGAACGGATCTGGGGCTGGCCGGGCCATGTCATCGACATCCTGGCGGTGCTGGCCACGACCTTTGGCCTCGCGACCTCGCTGGGGCTGGGGGCGGAACAGGCGACGGCCGGGCTGGCCTTCCTGTTCGGGCTGGGCGACGGCAATGTCACAAAGGTCGTGCTGATCGTGGCGATCACGCTGGTCGCGGCCGTGTCGGTCGTCGTCGGCGTGGAAAAGGGCGTCAAGCGCCTGTCCGAGCTGAACATGGGGCTGGCCGTCCTGCTGCTGATCTTCGTGATCGTGGTGGGGCCGACCATGGCAATCCTGACCGGCTTCTTTGCCAATCTGGGCGCCTATGCGACCGAGCTGCTGCCGCTGTCCAACCCCTTCGGGCGCGATGACGACAATTTCCGCCAAGGCTGGACGGCGTTCTATTGGGCATGGTGGATCAGCTGGTCGCCCTTCGTGGGCATGTTCATCGCCCGCGTGTCGCGCGGCCGCACCGTGCGCCAGTTCCTGACGGCGGTGCTGATCGTGCCCTCGCTGATCTCGGTCCTGTGGATGACGGCGCTTGGCGGCACGGCCATCGACATCACCCTGGGCGGCTATACCGGCATCCTGGACGCCCCGCTGGAGCTGGAGCTGTTCCAGATGCTGAACCAGCTGCCCTTGGCCGCGATCACCAGCTTTGTGGGGATCGTGCTGGTGGTGGTGTTCTTCATCACCTCCTCGGACAGCGGATCGCTGGTGATCGACACGATCGCGGCGGGCGGCAAGATCAACGCGCCCGTGCCGCAGCGCATCTTCTGGGTGGGGATCGAGGGCGCCGTGGCCATCGCCCTGCTGCTGGGCGGCGGGCTGATCGCGCTGCAGGCGATGGCGGTCTCGACCGGGCTGCCCTTCACCGTGGTGCTGCTGGGGGCCTGCTATGCGCTGGTCAAGGGCCTGATCGCGGAACGGCGCGAACTGGCCTGA
- the hisB gene encoding imidazoleglycerol-phosphate dehydratase HisB: MRKATITRKTAETAIEVTLNLDGTGVYDNRTGVGFFDHMLDQLSRHSLIDMTIRATGDLHIDDHHTVEDTGIAIGQALVAALGDKTGIRRYGSFLLAMDDSLIRCALDLSARPFLVWNVDFPSEKIGSFDTELVREFFQALSTHGGITLHVDRIHGLNSHHIAEAAFKSVARALREAVEPDPRMAGVLPSTKGAL; encoded by the coding sequence ATGCGCAAGGCCACGATCACCCGCAAGACCGCCGAGACCGCGATCGAGGTCACGCTGAACCTCGACGGCACGGGGGTCTATGACAACCGCACGGGGGTCGGGTTCTTCGATCACATGCTGGACCAGCTGTCGCGCCATTCTCTGATCGACATGACCATCCGGGCAACGGGCGATCTGCATATCGACGATCACCACACGGTCGAGGATACGGGCATCGCCATCGGCCAGGCCCTGGTCGCGGCACTGGGCGACAAGACCGGCATCCGTCGTTATGGCAGCTTCCTTCTGGCGATGGACGATTCGCTGATCCGCTGCGCGCTGGATCTGTCGGCACGGCCCTTCCTGGTCTGGAACGTCGATTTCCCGTCCGAAAAGATCGGCAGCTTCGACACCGAACTGGTGCGCGAATTCTTCCAAGCCCTGTCCACCCATGGCGGCATCACGCTGCATGTCGACCGCATCCACGGGCTGAACAGCCACCACATCGCCGAGGCCGCCTTCAAATCCGTCGCCCGCGCCCTGCGCGAGGCGGTCGAGCCCGACCCCCGCATGGCGGGCGTCCTGCCCTCGACCAAGGGGGCGCTGTGA
- the hisH gene encoding imidazole glycerol phosphate synthase subunit HisH: MRVALIDYDSGNLHSAEKAFQLMGRDADAQVVVTSDPDVAARADRIVLPGDGAFPACRTALGQVDGMAEALREAVLTRGVPFLGICVGMQMLATTGHEYRETPGLDWIGGQIQAIAAPGLKVPHMGWNDLVIDRPHPVLDGIATGDHAYFVHSWQFQVDDPAHLLAHVDYGGPVTAVVGRDNILGTQFHPEKSQAVGLRLISNFLRWTP; this comes from the coding sequence ATGCGCGTCGCCCTGATCGACTATGACAGCGGCAACCTCCATTCCGCCGAAAAGGCCTTCCAGCTGATGGGCCGCGACGCGGATGCCCAGGTGGTGGTCACCTCGGACCCCGATGTGGCGGCACGCGCCGACCGCATCGTGCTGCCCGGCGACGGGGCCTTTCCGGCCTGCCGCACGGCCCTGGGCCAGGTCGACGGCATGGCCGAGGCCCTGCGCGAGGCCGTGCTGACCCGCGGCGTCCCCTTCCTGGGGATCTGCGTCGGCATGCAGATGCTGGCCACCACAGGCCATGAATACCGCGAGACCCCCGGCCTCGACTGGATCGGCGGCCAGATCCAGGCCATCGCGGCGCCTGGCCTCAAGGTCCCGCATATGGGCTGGAACGACTTGGTGATCGACCGGCCGCACCCGGTCCTCGACGGCATCGCGACCGGCGATCACGCCTATTTCGTCCACAGCTGGCAATTCCAGGTCGATGATCCCGCGCATCTTCTAGCCCATGTCGACTATGGTGGCCCGGTCACCGCCGTGGTCGGGCGCGACAACATCCTGGGCACCCAGTTCCACCCGGAGAAATCCCAGGCCGTCGGCCTGCGCCTGATCTCGAACTTCCTGCGCTGGACCCCCTAG
- the ade gene encoding adenine deaminase: protein MDDLERRIATARGDAPADIVLRGGQIFDLITGTMITGDVAICGDRIAGIGSHDGARIIDVTGLTLVPGFIDTHLHVESSLVTPHEFDRCVTPRGITTAICDPHEIANVIGLDGIRWFQQASEHLLMDLRVQLSSCVPSTDMETSGARIEAQDLAQVMNHPSAIGLAEFMNYPAVIHRDPVAMAKLRLFAGGHVDGHCPQLTGADLDAYIAAGIRTEHEATTAAEALEKLRKGMRVLIREGSVSKDLDALAPILTDVTSPYLCLCTDDRNPLDIAEHGHLDYMIRRLIALGTSPLAAYRAASLSAAEAFGLKDRGLIAPGLRADIVAIDSLQGCHAKLVLAGGRVVDDAAFAARPPLAPVGRASVRAPQVTAQDFRSPGNRTETPVIGILDGKIITEHLTVEIAPQDGDKRPEPTRDLGRIAVIERHGKNGNIATGFVRGFGLSRGAIASTFCHDHHNIAVVGVDYDDMALAANRLTALEGGFVVACEGRILAELPLPVAGLMSLAPFEQVRDDLIRLRQAAASLDTPLEEPFLQLAFLALPVIPALKITDRGMVDVTRFEIIAP from the coding sequence ATGGACGACCTCGAACGCCGCATCGCCACCGCCCGCGGCGACGCACCCGCAGACATCGTCCTGCGCGGCGGCCAGATCTTCGACCTGATCACCGGCACGATGATCACGGGCGACGTCGCCATCTGCGGCGACCGCATCGCGGGCATCGGCAGCCATGACGGTGCGCGCATCATCGACGTGACCGGCCTGACCCTGGTCCCCGGTTTCATCGACACGCATCTGCATGTCGAAAGCAGCCTCGTCACCCCGCATGAATTCGACCGCTGCGTGACGCCCCGCGGCATCACCACCGCCATCTGCGACCCGCACGAGATCGCGAACGTCATCGGCCTCGATGGCATCCGCTGGTTCCAGCAGGCCTCGGAGCATCTGCTGATGGACCTGCGCGTCCAGCTCTCCTCCTGCGTCCCCTCCACCGACATGGAGACCTCGGGCGCCCGGATCGAGGCCCAGGACCTGGCCCAGGTGATGAACCACCCCTCGGCCATCGGCCTGGCCGAGTTCATGAACTATCCCGCCGTGATCCACCGCGACCCCGTCGCCATGGCCAAGCTGCGCCTCTTCGCCGGCGGCCATGTCGACGGCCACTGCCCGCAACTGACCGGCGCCGATCTCGACGCCTATATCGCCGCCGGCATCCGCACCGAACACGAGGCCACCACCGCAGCCGAGGCGCTGGAAAAGCTGCGCAAGGGGATGCGCGTGCTGATCCGCGAAGGCTCGGTCAGCAAGGACCTGGACGCGCTGGCGCCCATCCTGACCGACGTGACCAGCCCCTATCTCTGCCTCTGCACCGATGACCGCAACCCGCTGGACATCGCCGAACACGGGCACCTCGACTATATGATTCGCCGCCTGATCGCGCTCGGCACATCACCGCTGGCGGCCTATCGCGCGGCATCCCTCTCCGCGGCCGAGGCCTTCGGCCTCAAGGATCGCGGGCTGATCGCCCCCGGCCTGCGCGCCGACATCGTGGCCATCGACAGCCTGCAGGGGTGCCACGCGAAACTGGTCCTGGCCGGCGGGCGCGTGGTCGATGACGCAGCCTTCGCGGCACGCCCCCCCCTTGCCCCGGTTGGCCGCGCCTCGGTCCGCGCCCCCCAGGTCACCGCGCAGGACTTCCGCAGCCCCGGCAACCGCACCGAGACACCGGTCATCGGCATCCTCGACGGCAAGATCATCACCGAACACCTCACGGTCGAGATCGCCCCCCAAGACGGCGACAAGCGCCCCGAACCGACCCGCGACCTGGGCCGCATCGCGGTGATCGAACGCCACGGCAAGAACGGCAACATCGCCACGGGCTTCGTGCGCGGCTTCGGGCTTTCGCGCGGGGCGATCGCCTCGACCTTCTGCCATGACCATCACAACATCGCGGTCGTGGGCGTGGATTACGACGACATGGCCTTGGCCGCGAACCGCCTCACTGCGCTCGAGGGCGGCTTCGTCGTCGCCTGCGAGGGCCGCATCCTGGCCGAACTGCCCCTTCCCGTCGCGGGCCTCATGAGCCTCGCGCCCTTCGAACAGGTCCGCGACGACCTGATCCGCCTGCGCCAGGCCGCAGCCAGCCTCGACACCCCGCTGGAGGAGCCGTTCCTGCAACTGGCCTTCCTGGCCCTCCCCGTGATCCCCGCGCTGAAGATCACCGATCGCGGCATGGTCGACGTGACCCGGTTCGAGATCATCGCCCCCTGA
- a CDS encoding (d)CMP kinase: protein MAFIIAIDGPAASGKGTIARALAGHFGFHHLDTGMLYRATGAKGGDPVAAARGLTPADLARDDLRSAEAGQAASRIAAIPEVRAALVDFQRRFAEQAPGAVLDGRDIGTVICPGAAVKLYVVASDEVRAARRAAELGADPDEMLAQLRERDLRDSQRAAAPLRPADDAVVLDTSALSIEDAVARAIALVERAR from the coding sequence ATGGCCTTCATCATCGCCATCGACGGACCGGCCGCATCGGGCAAGGGCACCATCGCCCGCGCCTTGGCCGGACATTTCGGGTTTCATCATCTGGATACCGGGATGCTCTATCGTGCGACGGGGGCCAAGGGGGGCGACCCGGTCGCGGCGGCGCGCGGCCTGACCCCGGCCGATCTGGCGCGCGACGACTTGCGCAGCGCCGAGGCGGGCCAGGCCGCCAGCCGCATCGCCGCGATCCCCGAGGTGCGCGCGGCCTTGGTCGATTTTCAGCGCCGCTTTGCGGAGCAGGCGCCGGGCGCGGTCCTGGACGGGCGCGACATCGGCACGGTCATTTGCCCGGGGGCTGCGGTGAAGCTCTATGTCGTGGCATCCGACGAAGTACGGGCGGCGCGGCGCGCGGCCGAGCTGGGCGCCGATCCGGACGAGATGCTGGCCCAGCTGCGCGAGCGCGACCTGCGCGACAGCCAGCGCGCCGCGGCGCCGCTGCGTCCGGCGGATGATGCGGTGGTTCTGGATACCAGCGCGCTGAGCATCGAGGATGCCGTGGCCCGGGCCATCGCGCTGGTCGAGCGGGCGCGGTAA
- a CDS encoding helix-turn-helix transcriptional regulator yields the protein MSGFIERLLDAATVPEIRQIYLDAVAAMGFDHALYAARFMLSVPRGLLRDNPVVFTTLSDDLIARAQQLDDLDNDPWVTWVLQNDGDISARDLQARMGQASPSLALATQAGLGQAQIISLRDKVLHSVGAVILFPGRGTGPCAHDRLWATKGREARVLSWVMHMRIATMQRTPPPATLTPRQREVLGWRSAGKTVGEIAMILGITPATVEKHMRLAREALGVETTSQAVLKAHVTDQLFASRMPSMPFKLQG from the coding sequence TTGTCAGGTTTCATCGAACGCCTTCTGGATGCCGCGACCGTCCCCGAAATCCGCCAGATCTATCTGGATGCCGTCGCCGCGATGGGCTTCGACCATGCCCTTTACGCGGCGCGCTTCATGCTCAGCGTGCCGCGGGGGCTGCTGCGCGACAATCCCGTCGTCTTCACCACCCTGTCGGACGACCTGATCGCGCGTGCCCAGCAACTGGATGATCTGGACAACGACCCCTGGGTCACGTGGGTGCTGCAGAATGACGGCGACATCAGCGCGCGCGACCTGCAGGCGCGGATGGGCCAGGCCTCGCCCTCGCTGGCGCTGGCCACGCAGGCGGGGCTGGGCCAGGCCCAGATCATCAGCCTGCGCGACAAGGTGCTGCACAGCGTGGGCGCGGTGATCCTGTTTCCCGGCCGCGGCACCGGGCCCTGCGCCCATGACCGGCTCTGGGCCACCAAGGGGCGCGAGGCGCGGGTCCTGTCCTGGGTGATGCACATGCGCATCGCCACGATGCAGCGCACCCCGCCCCCCGCCACCCTGACCCCCCGCCAGCGCGAGGTCCTGGGCTGGCGCTCCGCCGGCAAGACCGTGGGCGAGATCGCGATGATCCTGGGCATCACCCCCGCCACGGTCGAAAAGCACATGCGCCTGGCGCGCGAGGCCTTGGGGGTCGAGACCACGTCCCAGGCCGTGCTGAAGGCGCATGTGACCGATCAACTCTTTGCGTCGCGCATGCCCAGCATGCCCTTCAAGCTGCAAGGGTAG
- the tsf gene encoding translation elongation factor Ts, which yields MAITAAMVKELRETTGAGMMDAKKALTETDGDMEAAIDWLRTKGLAKAAKKSGRVAAEGLVAVAVKPGKGVAVEVNSETDFVGKNEEFQAMVRKIAQAALNVDDVEALKNEQIDGKPVSEILTDAIAKIGENMSLRRMVVVTAPTVVHYVHNAAADGMGKIGVLVGLDGGNEEIGRQIAMHVAATSPASLDENDLDQALVEREKQVLTEQARESGKPEAVIEKMIEGRMKKFFEEVTLTGQKFVINPDLTVAEAAKEQGATIKGFARVAVGEGIEKKEEDFAAEVAKTLSGA from the coding sequence ATGGCAATCACCGCAGCGATGGTGAAGGAACTGCGCGAGACCACCGGCGCAGGCATGATGGACGCCAAGAAGGCCCTGACCGAAACCGACGGCGACATGGAAGCGGCCATCGACTGGCTGCGCACCAAGGGTCTGGCCAAGGCCGCCAAGAAATCCGGCCGCGTGGCCGCCGAAGGCCTGGTGGCCGTCGCCGTCAAGCCCGGCAAGGGCGTCGCGGTCGAGGTGAACTCGGAAACCGACTTCGTCGGCAAGAACGAGGAATTCCAGGCCATGGTCCGCAAGATCGCGCAGGCCGCGCTGAACGTGGACGATGTCGAGGCGCTGAAGAACGAACAGATCGACGGCAAGCCGGTCTCGGAGATCCTGACCGACGCCATCGCCAAGATCGGCGAGAACATGTCGCTGCGCCGCATGGTCGTCGTGACCGCGCCGACCGTGGTGCATTACGTCCACAACGCGGCCGCCGACGGCATGGGCAAGATCGGCGTGCTGGTCGGCCTGGACGGCGGCAACGAGGAAATCGGCCGCCAGATCGCGATGCATGTCGCCGCGACCTCGCCCGCCTCGCTGGACGAGAACGACCTGGACCAGGCCCTGGTCGAGCGCGAGAAGCAGGTCCTGACCGAGCAGGCCCGCGAATCGGGCAAGCCCGAGGCCGTCATCGAGAAGATGATCGAGGGCCGGATGAAGAAGTTCTTCGAGGAGGTCACGCTGACCGGCCAGAAGTTCGTCATCAACCCCGACCTGACCGTGGCCGAGGCCGCCAAGGAGCAGGGCGCGACGATCAAAGGCTTTGCCCGCGTCGCCGTCGGCGAAGGCATCGAGAAGAAGGAAGAGGATTTCGCAGCCGAGGTCGCCAAGACCCTGTCCGGCGCCTGA
- the rpsB gene encoding 30S ribosomal protein S2 — protein sequence MALPEFSLRQLLEAGVHYGHQTQRWNPRMGEFIYGDRNGIHILDLTQTVPMLDQALTVIRDTVAKGGRVLFVGTKRQAQKAVAEAAEKSAQFYMNHRWLGGTLTNWKTVSQSINRLKAIDETMAGGAEGLTKKERLQLEREQTKLQASLGGIRDMGGLPDLLFVIDVNKEDLAILEAKKLGIPVVAVVDTNCSPDGVDYIIPGNDDAARAIALYCDLASRAALDGMSAQMGAAGVDLGSLSDAPEELLDEPATEEKAEA from the coding sequence ATGGCGCTTCCCGAATTCTCGCTGCGTCAGCTCTTGGAAGCTGGCGTTCACTATGGCCACCAGACGCAGCGCTGGAACCCCCGCATGGGCGAGTTCATCTATGGCGACCGCAACGGCATCCACATCCTGGACCTGACCCAGACCGTGCCGATGCTGGACCAGGCGCTGACCGTCATCCGCGACACCGTCGCCAAGGGCGGCCGCGTGCTGTTCGTCGGCACCAAGCGCCAGGCCCAGAAGGCCGTGGCCGAGGCCGCCGAGAAATCCGCGCAGTTCTACATGAACCACCGTTGGCTGGGCGGCACGCTGACCAACTGGAAGACCGTCAGCCAGTCGATCAACCGCCTGAAGGCGATCGACGAGACCATGGCCGGCGGCGCCGAAGGCCTGACCAAGAAGGAGCGTCTGCAGCTGGAGCGCGAGCAGACCAAACTGCAGGCCTCGCTGGGCGGCATCCGCGACATGGGCGGCCTTCCCGACCTGCTGTTCGTCATCGACGTGAACAAGGAAGACCTGGCCATCCTGGAAGCCAAGAAGCTGGGCATCCCGGTCGTGGCCGTGGTCGACACCAACTGCTCGCCCGATGGCGTGGACTACATCATCCCGGGCAACGATGACGCGGCGCGCGCCATCGCGCTCTATTGCGACCTGGCCAGCCGTGCCGCGCTGGACGGCATGTCCGCGCAGATGGGCGCCGCCGGCGTCGACTTGGGCTCGCTGTCGGATGCCCCCGAAGAGCTGCTGGACGAGCCCGCGACCGAGGAAAAGGCCGAGGCCTGA